A genomic stretch from Telopea speciosissima isolate NSW1024214 ecotype Mountain lineage chromosome 7, Tspe_v1, whole genome shotgun sequence includes:
- the LOC122669310 gene encoding 6-phosphogluconate dehydrogenase, decarboxylating 3, chloroplastic, with the protein MEASTVLSRIGLAGLAVMGQNLALNVAEKGFPISVYNRSTSKVDETIERAKQEGNLPLTGHHSPRDFVLSLQRPRSVIILVKAGSPVDQTISNLSQFMESGDCIIDGGNEWYENTERRMREVADRGILYLGMGVSGGEEGARYGPSLMPGGSYDAYLNIKDIVEKVAAQVEDGPCVTYIGEGGSGNFVKMVHNGIEYGDMQLISEAYDVLKVVGGLSNSELADIFAEWNRGELESFLIEITADIFRVKDEHGDGELVDKILDKTGMKGTGKWTVQQAAELSVAAPTIAASLDCRYLSGLKEEREAAAKVLEDAGMRGDVLKVSGGIDKKRLIDDVRQALYASKICSYAQGMNLLRAKSIEKGWNLNLGELARIWKGGCIIRAVFLDRIKKAYQRNPQLASLVVDPDFAKEMVQRQEAWRRVVGLAIQAGISTPGMCASLAYFDTYRRARLPANLVQAQRDLFGAHTYERIDRPGSFHTEWTKLARQK; encoded by the coding sequence ATGGAAGCCTCGACGGTTCTATCACGCATCGGACTCGCGGGTCTCGCCGTGATGGGCCAGAACCTCGCCCTCAACGTCGCCGAGAAAGGCTTTCCTATCTCAGTCTACAACAGAAGCACCTCCAAGGTCGACGAAACCATTGAACGAGCCAAGCAAGAAGGTAACCTACCTCTCACCGGTCACCATTCCCCTCGCGACTTCGTCCTTTCCCTGCAACGCCCCAGATCTGTGATTATCCTCGTCAAGGCCGGATCCCCCGTCGACCAGACTATCTCCAATCTCTCCCAATTCATGGAATCCGGAGACTGCATCATCGACGGTGGTAACGAGTGGTACGAGAATACCGAGCGCCGGATGCGAGAAGTTGCAGACCGTGGTATCCTTTACCTCGGAATGGGCGTTTCCGGCGGCGAAGAAGGCGCCCGATACGGCCCTTCTCTAATGCCCGGCGGGTCTTACGATGCTTACCTAAACATCAAAGATATCGTCGAGAAGGTTGCCGCCCAGGTCGAGGACGGCCCTTGCGTCACCTATATCGGTGAAGGTGGCTCCGGAAATTTCGTCAAGATGGTTCACAACGGCATCGAGTACGGTGATATGCAATTGATTTCCGAAGCTTACGACGTCTTGAAGGTCGTCGGTGGGTTATCCAATTCGGAATTGGCCGACATCTTCGCCGAATGGAATAGAGGTGAGCTCGAAAGCTTCTTGATTGAGATCACTGCTGATATTTTCAGGGTTAAGGATGAACATGGGGACGGTGAGTTGGTGGACAAGATCTTGGATAAGACCGGTATGAAGGGTACCGGAAAGTGGACAGTCCAACAGGCGGCGGAGTTGTCGGTTGCTGCACCCACTATCGCTGCTTCCTTGGATTGCAGGTATCTGAGTGGgttgaaagaggaaagagaagcagcagcCAAGGTCCTCGAAGATGCGGGCATGAGAGGCGATGTGTTGAAGGTGAGTGGTGGAATCGATAAGAAGCGGTTGATTGACGATGTGAGACAGGCGTTGTACGCTTCCAAGATATGCAGTTACGCCCAGGGAATGAATTTGTTGCGAGCTAAAAGCATCGAGAAGGGTTGGAATCTAAACTTGGGGGAATTGGCTAGGATCTGGAAAGGCGGCTGCATTATAAGGGCTGTGTTCTTGGATCGGATCAAGAAGGCTTACCAGAGGAATCCTCAATTGGCGAGCTTGGTGGTTGATCCAGATTTTGCCAAGGAGATGGTACAGAGGCAAGAGGCGTGGAGAAGGGTTGTAGGATTGGCAATTCAAGCAGGGATTAGTACTCCAGGAATGTGTGCCAGTCTCGCTTACTTCGACACTTACAGGCGTGCGAGACTTCCTGCTAACCTTGTGCAGGCGCAGAGGGACTTGTTTGGTGCTCATACTTATGAGCGGATTGATCGTCCCGGATCGTTCCATACCGAATGGACAAAGCTCGCCAGGCAGAAGTAA
- the LOC122669311 gene encoding alpha/beta hydrolase domain-containing protein WAV2-like, translating to MVSYVNLFLYGVGGIVVAGMALLVALQEKLVYVPVLPGLSKSYPITPARLRLQYEDVWLRSSDGIRLHAWFIKLFPDCTGPTILFFQENAGNIAHRLEMIRVMLQRLQCNVFMLSYRGYGESDGYPSQLGITRDAQAALDHLTQRTDIDTSRIVVFGRSLGGAVGAVLTKNNPDKVAAFILENTFTSILDMAGVLLPFLKWFIGGSGSKGPKILNFVVRSPWNTIDIIGQIKQPILFLSGLQDEMVPPFHMQMLYAKAATRNRQCVFVEFPTGMHMDTWLAGGDHYWRSVQLFLEQNVPEDKERTHHNENDTEGR from the exons atGGTGTCGTACGTGAATCTGTTTCTGTACGGAGTGGGAGGGATAGTGGTGGCAGGGATGGCACTGTTGGTGGCGCTTCAGGAGAAGCTGGTTTATGTACCCGTGCTGCCAGGGCTCTCCAAGTCTTACCCGATCACCCCAGCTCGTCTCCGCCTTCAGTACGAGGATGTCTGGTTAAGATCCTCCGATGGAATTCGCCTTCATGCTTGGTTCATCAAGCTCTTCCCTGATTGCACAG GTCCAACCATTCTTTTTTTCCAAGAAAATGCTGGGA ATATTGCCCATCGTCTTGAAATGATTCGTGTAATGTTGCAGAGATTGCAATGCAATGTCTTTATGCTTTCTTACAGAGG TTATGGAGAAAGTGATGGCTACCCTTCCCAACTCGGAATTACAAGGGATGCTcag GCTGCATTGGATCATCTGACTCAACGAACTGACATTGACACTTCTAGAATAGTTGTTTTCGGAAGGTCACTAGGAGGAGCAGTTGGAGCTGTGCTTACCAAAAACAATCCTGATAAG GTTGCTGCTTTTATATTGGAGAACACTTTTACATCTATACTAGATATGGCTGGAGTTTTACTACCCTTCCTGAAGTGGTTCATTGGAGGCAGTGGTTCTAAAGGCCCCAAGATTCTCAATTTTGTTGTTCGTTCACCATGGAATACAATTGATATTATTGGACAG ATCAAACAGCCAATCCTCTTCCTTTCAGGATTGCAAGATGAGATGGTTCCCCCATTTCACATGCAAATGCTCTATGCTAAAGCTGCCACACGTAACAGGCAGTGTGTGTTTGTTGAATTTCCAACTGGCATGCACATGGACACATGGCTTGCTGGGGGGGACCATTATTGGAGGTCAGTTCAGTTGTTCTTGGAACAAAATGTCCCTGAGGATAAGGAAAGGACTCACCACAATGAAAACG ATACGGAAGGAAGGTGA
- the LOC122669692 gene encoding nuclear transcription factor Y subunit A-7-like, whose product MGSPPRCGNAKYLAQQQDQESSSSQSTDQSHHDVVAVGGYSLHGQRISAQSGIFESYGKRAEAHMKPVVSLGNPDFVFPASQVDFSQTLAPIPYSYPDPYVGGLLAAYGPQVIIHPQMVGIAPARVPLPHDLTEDEPIYVNAKQYRGILRRRQSRAKLEAQNKLIKDRKPYLHESRHLHALKRARGSGGRFLNTKKLQQSNPRAATDGKDASDSGHLHLGGNLSESEVVQSENGNGGASSTSCSDATSVSNGDEIYHQSDNRFLVYPPHMGQTIQGGGGMMCNGSQHRVPVMH is encoded by the exons ATGGGCTCTCCACCCCGGTGTGGTAATGCTAAATATTTAGCCCAACAACAAGACCAAGAATCGTCCTCAAGTCAATCAACTGATCAATCTCACCATGATGTGGTGGCTGTTGGGGGATACAGTCTTCATGGGCAACGCATTTCAGCACAATCAG GAATTTTTGAAAGTTATGGAAAGCGAGCGGAAGCTCACATGAAACCTGTTGTTTCACTGGGAAATCCTGATTTTGTCTTCCCTGCTTCGCAAGTTGATTTCAGCCAGACATTG GCTCCCATTCCTTACTCTTATCCCGATCCGTATGTTGGTGGGCTATTGGCTGCATATGGACCACAGGTTATT ATTCATCCCCAAatggtgggaattgcacctgCACGAGTTCCACTGCCTCATGATCTCACCGAAGATGAGCCCATCTATGTTAATGCCAAGCAGTACCGTGGCATCCTCAGACGGAGACAGTCCCGTGCCAAGCTTGAGGCCCAAAACAAACTTATTAAAGATCGAAAG CCATACCTTCATGAGTCTCGACATCTTCATGCATTGAAAAGGGCTAGGGGATCTGGTGGACGCTTTCTCAACACGAAGAAGCTCCAGCAATCCAATCCTAGGGCAGCCACTGATGGCAAGGATGCTTCAGACTCCGGTCATCTACATCTGGGAGGAAATCTATCTGAGTCTGAAGTAGTACAATCAGAAAATGGGAATGGGGGTGCTTCCAGCACATCCTGCTCTGATGCGACAAGTGTTTCAAATGGTGATGAAATCTACCATCAATCGGATAACAGGTTCTTAGTCTACCCTCCACACATGGGTCAGACCATTCAAGGTGGAGGGGGCATGATGTGTAATGGATCACAGCACCGTGTACCTGTCATGCATTGA